TTTTGACATAATAATTTTTTTTTATAAATTCATAAATATAAATATATAAAAATAATTATACAGATATTTTCACTCATGTCAGGACATAGCAAATGGTCAAATATACAACATAGAAAATCCAATCAAGATGTTAAAAAATCTAAAAAATTTTCTAAAATAATTAAAGAAATTTACATAGTTGTAAAAGAATTAGGAACAAATAATTCCCGTTTTAGAAACGTAATTTTAAACGCAAAATCACTCAATATTCCTAAAAATACTATAGAAAAAGCTATAAAAAAAGCTTTACAAACTAAAACAGATAATTACAAAAATTTAAATTTGGAAGGATTAATTCACGGAATCAGTATAATTATAGAATGTTTGACAGATAATTGTATTCGAACAACTTCTAATATAAGAACGTTTTTTAATAAAAATGGAGGAAGATTATGCCATAATGGTGAATTAATTCATCTGTTTCATAGAACAGGTTTTTTCTATATAAAAAAAAAAGATATTCCTTATTCAATGGAAGATTTTGAACTTATGACAATAGACTTTGGCGCCAAAAATTTTACAAAAAATTATGATATGATTTATCTGTCTACAGACTTTGAATATTTTGGATCCATGAAAAACAATTTAGAAAAGGTGAAAATACCTCATGAATATAAACTTGAACGTATACCTAAAGAAGGTATATATCTTTCAGAAGAAAAAAAAAATCAAGTTTTAAACTTGATTGAAAAGCTTAATTGTAATGATGATATTAAAAATATTTATTCAAATTTAAAAAAGTAAAACGTCCTATCGCATTTTAAAAAAAAATGAGGAAAGTCCGGGCACCGTAGAGCAACACAATGGGTAACTCCCATCCATCGTGAGATGAGGAATAGTGCAACAGAAAGGATGTACAGATTTATTTGCTGTAGTGAAATCATGTAAACTCTGTGTGGTGAAATGCCATGTATACCGGATAAACTAGCTCGGTTTAAACTGGGGGGTAGGCAGATTGAGATCATGGGAGACCTAGATCCTAGATAAATGATAGGTATAAAAACAGAATCCGGCTTATAGTTTTACTTTTTTTTGTTTGGAGAGGAGAGATGGCCGAGAGGATTAAGGCGCACGTCTGGAAAGCGTGTTCACCAAAAAGTGTCAAGGGTTCGAATCCCTTTCTCTCCGCTTTTTATTTTAAAAATTTTCTATATCTTTTAATTTTTTTTCGATCAAATTAGTTCTAACACCTAACAATCGATCTATATCCTTGGAAGCCCCTTGTAATTT
The sequence above is drawn from the Blattabacterium cuenoti genome and encodes:
- a CDS encoding YebC/PmpR family DNA-binding transcriptional regulator, whose amino-acid sequence is MSGHSKWSNIQHRKSNQDVKKSKKFSKIIKEIYIVVKELGTNNSRFRNVILNAKSLNIPKNTIEKAIKKALQTKTDNYKNLNLEGLIHGISIIIECLTDNCIRTTSNIRTFFNKNGGRLCHNGELIHLFHRTGFFYIKKKDIPYSMEDFELMTIDFGAKNFTKNYDMIYLSTDFEYFGSMKNNLEKVKIPHEYKLERIPKEGIYLSEEKKNQVLNLIEKLNCNDDIKNIYSNLKK